One part of the Ziziphus jujuba cultivar Dongzao chromosome 2, ASM3175591v1 genome encodes these proteins:
- the LOC107406016 gene encoding nucleolar protein 56, with amino-acid sequence MALYLLYESASGYSLFLAHGIDEIGQNTEAVRNSVSDLNRFGKVVQLTAFHPFESALDALNQINSVSEGLMTDQLRNFLEINLPKVKEGKKAKFSLGLADAKLGSHIFEVTKIPCQCNEFVLELLRGVRLHFDRFIKDLKPGDLEKAQLGLGHSYSRAKVKFNVNRVDNMVIQAIFLLDTLDKDINSFSMRVREWYSWHFPELVKIVNDNYLYAKVAKFIQDKSKLDEDKIPALTDIVGEEEKAKEIVEAAKASMGQDLSPIDLINVHQFAQRVMDLSEYRRKLYDYLVTKMNDIAPNLTSLIGEVVAARLISHAGSLTNLAKVPSSTLQILGAEKALFRALKTRGNTPKYGLIFHSSFIGRASARNKGRMARYLANKCSIASRIDCFAERSTTTFGEKLREQVEERLDFYDKGIAPRKNIDVMKAAIESTQNEDTEMEEIPTGKKSKKKKSKVAATDDVEAMTVDEPTTVQNGAADDAKSEKKKKKKDKRKLDQEAEQQDEAVKHANGVNGDEDGAAKKKEKKKSKSGNGEDLQAASDIKKKKKKKKSSAE; translated from the exons ATGGCGCTTTACCTTCTCTACGAATCAGCTTCTGGGTATTCTCTGTTCCTTGCTCATGGCATCGACGAGATTGGCCAGAACACCGAAGCGGTTCGGAACTCTGTCTCCGATTTGAACCGGTTTGGTAAGGTGGTGCAGCTCACAGCTTTTCATCCATTTGAGTCGGCCCTCGATGCACTCAACCAAATCAACTCCGTCTCTGAAG GGCTTATGACTGATCAATTGAGgaattttttggaaattaatctCCCTAAAGTGAAAGAAGGTAAAAAGGCAAAGTTCAGCTTAGGGTTAGCTGATGCTAAGCTTGGGTCCCACATCTTTGAAGTTACTAAAATTCCTTGCCAATGCAATGAATTTGTTCTTGAGCTGCTTCGTGGTGTGCGGCTTCATTTTGATAGGTTTATCAAGGATTTAAAG CCTGGAGACTTAGAAAAAGCCCAGCTTGGTCTAGGACACAGTTACAGCAGAGCAAAAGTCAAGTTTAATGTCAACCGAGTTGACAATATGGTGATTCAAGCAATATTTCTGCTGGATACTCTTGATAAGGATATCAACTCCTTCTCTATGAGAGTCAG GGAATGGTACTCGTGGCATTTTCCTGAATTGGTGAAGATTGTCAACGACAACTATCTCTATGCCAAAGTTGCAAAGTTTATTCAGGACAAGTCAAAATTGGATGAAGACAAGATCCCAGCCTTAACTGACATAGTTGGAGAAGAagagaaggcaaaggagattgTAGAAGCTGCCAAGGCATCTATGG GCCAGGATTTGTCTCCAATTGACTTGATTAATGTCCATCAATTTGCCCAGAGAGTTATGGACCTGTCTGAGTACAGGAGGAAGCTTTATGATTATCTGGTTACTAAAATGAATGATATTGCACCAAATTTGACCTCTTTAATCGGTGAAGTTGTTGCAGCGCGTTTGATTTCCCATGCTGGGAGTCTTACAAATTTGGCCAAGGTCCCTTCTTCTACACTACAGATTCTTGGTGCTGAGAAGGCACTTTTCAG ggCATTAAAGACGAGGGGAAACACACCCAAGTACGGCCTTATATTCCATTCATCTTTTATTGGTCGAGCGTCAGCTCGAAACAAGGGCCGAATGGCTCGTTATCTTGCTAACAAGTGTTCCATTGCCTCTCGGATTGACTGCTTTGCAG AAAGGAGTACTACCACATTTGGGGAAAAACTTAGGGAGCAGGTCGAGGAGCGACTTGACTTCTATGACAAGGGGATTGCTCCACGGAAGAATATTGATGTGATGAAAGCTGCCATTGAAAGCACTCAAAATGAAG ACACGGAAATGGAAGAAATTCCCACCGGAAAgaaaagcaagaaaaagaaatcaaaagttGCAGCCACAGATGATGTTGAGGCAATGACTGTTGATGAACCAACTACTGTTCAAAATGGGGCTGCTGATGATGCAAAGtcagaaaagaagaagaaaaagaaagacaaaagaaaattgGATCAGGAGGCAGAGCAGCAGGATGAGGCTGTCAAGCATGCAAACGGTGTAAATGGTGATGAAGATGGAGCAgccaagaagaaggaaaaaaagaagagcaAAAGTGGAAATGGAGAGGATCTACAGGCTGCCAGTGatattaagaagaagaagaagaagaaaaaatctaGTGCCGAGTAA
- the LOC107406012 gene encoding beta-glucosidase 11-like, protein MPQSLEEKYGGYLSHSFVNDLKDYSDFCFKTFGDRIKHWVTINEPKILSLFGYENGWAPPGRCSLPNMGCTRGGNSSTEPYIAAHNLILAHAAVYKLYQEKYQEEQGGEVGIALNINYYEPYDSISLEDQAAAKRLLDFHLGWFVEPLVFGDYPKTMRELVKDRLPIFSEEQKVMLKGAYDFLGINYYLSSYAQNKPNSRVGVIPHHAVDALALELDSKNGVRLGYPETGGYPNGLRKLLEFIKEKYQEPKIYICENGVKENENSRPREESLNDLYRITFLLRHLNAVNKAIKNGVNVKGYYIWSVFDDFEWGTGLKFKYGLYYIDFENKYKRIPKLSAKWYLAFLKGKKN, encoded by the exons ATGCCACAATCTCTAGAAGAAAAATATGGAGGATACTTAAGCCACTCTTTTGT GAATGATCTTAAAGATTATAGtgatttttgtttcaaaacatTTGGAGATAGGATTAAACATTGGGTAACCATAAATGAGCCAAAAATTCTTTCTCTATTTGGGTATGAAAATGGTTGGGCACCGcctggaagatgttctctcccAAACATGGGATGCACACGTGGTGGTAATTCATCCACAGAACCATACATTGCAGCACATAATCTTATTCTTGCACACGCTGCTGTGTATAAGCTCTATCAAGAGAAATACCAG GAAGAGCAAGGAGGAGAGGTTGGCATTGCTCTTAATATAAACTACTATGAACCTTATGATTCAATATCATTGGAAGATCAAGCAGCTGCAAAAAGACTCCTAGACTTTCATCTGGGATG GTTTGTGGAGCCTTTAGTTTTTGGAGATTATCCAAAAACTATGAGAGAATTGGTGAAGGATAGGCTTCCTATATTTTCTGAAGAACAAAAAGTTATGCTTAAAGGAGCTTATGATTTTCTTGGGATAAATTACTATCTATCAAGTTATGCtcaaaataaaccaaattctcGAGTTGGAGTAATACCACACCATGCTGTTGATGCATTGGCACTTGAACTAG ATAGCAAAAATGGAGTGCGTCTTGGTTACCCT GAAACGGGGGGTTATCCAAATGGGCTACGAAAATTGCTGGAGTTTATAAAGGAGAAATATCAAGAACCTAAGATCTACATATGTGAAAATG GTGTTAAGGAGAATGAGAATTCACGGCCACGTGAAGAATCATTAAATGATTTATATCGAATTACTTTTCTTCTTCGACATTTAAATGCAGTAAACAAAGCTATAAA gaATGGTGTGAACGTGAAAGGATACTATATTTGGTCAGTATTCGATGATTTTGAATGGGGAACGGGTCTTAAATTCAAATATGGACTTTACTACattgattttgaaaacaaatacaAACGCATACCAAAATTATCAGCAAAATGGTACCTTGCTTTCCTAAAAGGCAAGAAGAACTAA